The proteins below come from a single Streptomyces spongiicola genomic window:
- a CDS encoding IS5 family transposase, translating into MQNATVVLSDRPLPDLRFAAECDCLAHLYGNAGDRPLRARVYATDLTDEEWQIVRRVMPVPGWLCGRGGNPEGFCHREMIDAVRYFVDNGIKWRAMPPDFPPWSAVYAFQHRWHTDELLDVLHERLREQVRIVEGRDDPEPSAAIVDSQSLRGASTLTGERRGYDGAKNVSGSKRHIAVDCLGLLLVVMVTAADLQDRDAGVALLERVRSLFTRVRLVWADSGYAGALVDWALHALGMKVEVSRRGDDRAGFVVIPRRWVVERTFAWLVNCRRLVRDYERTAAAHESYVKWAMVTLMTRRLAAADHEAAAGRARRV; encoded by the coding sequence ATGCAGAACGCTACCGTCGTCCTGTCCGATCGTCCGTTGCCCGACCTGCGGTTCGCCGCGGAGTGTGACTGTCTCGCTCACTTGTACGGCAATGCCGGTGACCGGCCGCTGCGGGCCCGCGTCTACGCGACCGATCTGACGGACGAGGAATGGCAGATCGTCCGGCGGGTGATGCCTGTGCCGGGCTGGCTGTGTGGCCGCGGGGGCAACCCGGAGGGTTTCTGCCACCGCGAAATGATCGATGCGGTGCGGTACTTCGTCGACAACGGCATCAAGTGGAGGGCGATGCCGCCCGACTTCCCGCCCTGGTCGGCCGTCTACGCATTCCAGCATCGCTGGCACACGGACGAGCTCCTGGACGTGCTGCACGAGAGGCTGCGGGAGCAGGTACGCATCGTGGAAGGGCGGGACGATCCCGAGCCGAGTGCGGCGATCGTCGATTCCCAGTCCCTGCGCGGCGCCTCCACCCTGACCGGGGAGCGGCGCGGGTACGACGGGGCGAAGAATGTGTCGGGTTCCAAGCGTCACATCGCCGTGGACTGTCTGGGTCTGCTGCTGGTGGTGATGGTCACCGCCGCGGACCTGCAGGACCGCGACGCGGGTGTGGCCCTCCTGGAACGGGTGCGTTCCCTGTTCACGCGGGTGCGTCTGGTGTGGGCCGACAGCGGCTATGCGGGCGCCCTGGTGGATTGGGCCCTGCACGCCCTCGGCATGAAGGTCGAGGTGTCCCGCCGCGGCGACGACAGAGCCGGCTTCGTGGTGATCCCGAGACGTTGGGTGGTCGAGCGCACGTTCGCCTGGCTGGTGAACTGCCGTCGCCTGGTGCGTGATTACGAGCGCACCGCCGCCGCCCACGAGAGCTACGTGAAGTGGGCCATGGTCACCCTCATGACCCGCCGCCTGGCCGCCGCGGACCACGAGGCGGCCGCCGGACGGGCCCGGCGGGTGTGA
- a CDS encoding winged-helix domain-containing protein, with protein MLAERDADEGEFERVPAQDADPDNLSGSLPPVVRITTGEMPAEGDWPVLALLASADTPLRAKEICERLEEVADHRHVETLRMRLKRMVRRGWLAEPSRGLFTLADGVRAPDRP; from the coding sequence GTGCTCGCTGAACGCGACGCGGACGAAGGGGAGTTCGAACGGGTACCCGCACAGGATGCGGATCCGGACAATCTGTCCGGCTCCCTGCCGCCGGTCGTGCGTATCACGACCGGCGAGATGCCCGCGGAGGGCGACTGGCCTGTTCTGGCCCTGCTGGCCAGCGCGGATACGCCGCTGCGGGCGAAGGAGATCTGTGAGCGGCTGGAGGAGGTGGCCGATCACCGGCACGTCGAGACGTTGCGGATGCGGCTGAAGCGCATGGTGCGCCGCGGGTGGCTGGCCGAGCCGTCCAGGGGCCTGTTCACGCTGGCCGACGGCGTTCGCGCACCCGATCGACCCTGA
- a CDS encoding PIN domain-containing protein encodes MLITPRPGADRKNIRQALSSVHTTAMNLQRPYSSAFEGLLTYLEWVTESARMLRSQISDRDLDQLVFTDRYRALLGSCGTLAGTAQERLVNGLVQLEVAERIEAFEAAVAALDTQIGRWSQREVFVVADSSFYIQNEVKLADVDLHAVLDVPRWQYVRLLFPIVVVDELDDLKDASKQRARWRAAHTLGLLDGVLNGGTHGVLHEGEHTAQDGETRGRVNVEIVLDPPGHVRLDRPDVEIIDRTVAIQGLAGRDVQLLTCDTSQHTRGRAAGLQVAKVATKDPGDEPDWSAPDRSGTGVRAQRRARQAEAEAPAAS; translated from the coding sequence ATGCTCATCACACCGCGCCCCGGCGCAGACCGGAAGAACATCCGGCAGGCCCTCAGCAGCGTCCACACCACGGCAATGAACCTGCAACGGCCGTACAGCAGCGCCTTCGAGGGGCTGCTGACGTATCTGGAGTGGGTCACCGAGTCCGCGCGGATGCTGCGCTCCCAGATCAGCGACCGGGACCTCGACCAGCTCGTGTTCACCGACCGCTACCGGGCGCTGCTGGGCAGCTGCGGCACGCTGGCCGGGACCGCCCAGGAGCGCCTCGTGAACGGCCTGGTCCAACTTGAGGTCGCCGAACGGATCGAGGCGTTCGAGGCGGCCGTGGCCGCGCTCGATACTCAGATCGGCCGGTGGAGCCAGCGGGAGGTGTTCGTCGTGGCCGACTCCAGCTTCTACATCCAGAACGAGGTGAAGCTGGCCGACGTCGACCTGCACGCGGTGCTCGACGTACCGCGCTGGCAATACGTGCGCCTGCTGTTCCCGATCGTGGTGGTCGACGAGCTTGACGACCTCAAGGACGCCAGCAAGCAGCGGGCCCGCTGGCGTGCCGCCCACACGCTCGGTCTTCTCGACGGGGTCCTCAACGGCGGCACCCACGGGGTCCTGCATGAGGGGGAGCACACCGCTCAGGACGGCGAGACTCGCGGCAGGGTCAACGTGGAGATCGTCCTCGACCCCCCGGGCCACGTGCGCCTGGACCGTCCCGATGTCGAGATCATCGACCGGACGGTGGCCATCCAGGGCCTGGCTGGCCGCGACGTTCAGCTGCTGACGTGCGATACGAGTCAGCACACCCGGGGCCGGGCCGCAGGGCTGCAGGTGGCCAAGGTGGCGACGAAGGACCCCGGGGACGAACCGGACTGGTCGGCCCCGGACAGGTCTGGCACTGGAGTACGCGCGCAGCGGCGCGCCCGGCAGGCCGAAGCCGAGGCTCCGGCAGCCAGTTGA
- a CDS encoding ISKra4 family transposase — MAPPCPPGRFPPPRAAFEQLLAGLSDREDASHAEVEEFITTRGREVHRLMLQEWLDQRAQREERLPQVAGSDQVVRRAAEAGHKRLLSTQFGTVEVERIAYRVRGAANLYPADADLDLPVALHSHVLKKLAAVEAVRGSFEAAVAAIERTTGTHMGKRQVEQLVQRAAADVDDFYAYARSSGSGSGSGSGSGSEELLLVLSADSKGIVMRPEALREETRRAAAKKAASGGGPFATRLAGGEKNGRKRMATVGAVYDFAPMPRDPGDVIRGGDNTDRTDRPERSRARAKWLTASVERDAEQVIGTVFDEAERRDPDREREWVMLVDGACHQLDLIHDQCDVRGTEVRILIDFVHVIEYLWGAAWCFFARTDPAAEAWVGQTALRVLGGEAAQVTDALEAQADAEELDDQRRSGVDKAVGYLRAKLPYLGYDIALAEGWPIATGVIEGACRHLIKDRMDITGARWGLAGAEAVLKLRAVISNGDFEEYWEYHTQREHLRVHAIRYRDGLTLAA, encoded by the coding sequence ATGGCCCCGCCGTGCCCGCCGGGGCGTTTCCCGCCGCCCCGCGCCGCCTTCGAGCAGCTGCTCGCTGGCCTGTCCGACCGCGAGGACGCCTCTCACGCCGAGGTGGAGGAGTTCATCACCACGCGCGGCCGCGAGGTGCACCGCCTGATGCTGCAGGAGTGGCTGGATCAGCGCGCGCAGCGCGAGGAGCGCCTGCCGCAGGTCGCCGGATCCGACCAGGTGGTGCGGCGCGCCGCCGAGGCGGGCCACAAGCGGCTGCTGTCCACGCAGTTCGGCACCGTGGAGGTGGAACGGATCGCCTACCGCGTCAGGGGAGCGGCCAACCTCTACCCCGCCGACGCGGATCTGGACCTGCCCGTCGCACTGCACTCCCACGTTCTGAAGAAGCTCGCCGCCGTCGAGGCGGTGCGCGGCTCGTTCGAGGCGGCGGTCGCCGCGATCGAGCGGACCACCGGTACGCACATGGGCAAGCGGCAGGTCGAGCAGCTGGTCCAGCGCGCCGCGGCGGACGTGGACGACTTCTACGCATACGCACGCAGCTCCGGCTCCGGCTCCGGCTCCGGCTCCGGCTCCGGCTCCGAGGAGTTGCTGCTGGTGCTCTCGGCGGACAGCAAGGGGATTGTCATGCGCCCGGAGGCGCTGCGCGAGGAGACCAGGCGGGCCGCCGCGAAGAAGGCCGCATCCGGGGGCGGGCCGTTCGCCACCCGCCTGGCCGGCGGGGAGAAGAACGGGCGCAAACGGATGGCGACCGTCGGCGCGGTCTACGACTTCGCGCCGATGCCGCGTGACCCCGGCGATGTGATCAGAGGTGGCGACAACACCGATCGCACGGATCGCCCCGAACGCTCCAGGGCGCGGGCGAAGTGGCTGACCGCCTCTGTCGAACGCGACGCCGAGCAGGTCATCGGCACGGTGTTCGACGAGGCCGAGCGCCGCGATCCTGACCGGGAGCGGGAGTGGGTGATGCTGGTCGACGGCGCCTGCCACCAGCTGGACCTGATCCATGATCAGTGCGACGTCCGGGGCACGGAGGTGCGCATCCTCATCGACTTCGTCCATGTGATCGAGTACCTCTGGGGCGCGGCCTGGTGCTTCTTCGCCAGGACCGACCCGGCTGCGGAGGCATGGGTTGGCCAGACTGCGCTCCGCGTGCTGGGCGGCGAGGCCGCTCAGGTCACCGACGCGCTCGAAGCACAGGCGGATGCGGAGGAACTGGACGACCAGCGCCGTTCCGGAGTGGACAAGGCGGTCGGCTACCTGCGCGCGAAACTCCCCTACCTCGGCTACGACATCGCTCTCGCCGAGGGCTGGCCGATCGCGACAGGCGTGATCGAGGGGGCGTGCCGGCACCTGATCAAGGACCGGATGGACATCACCGGCGCCCGCTGGGGCCTGGCCGGGGCCGAGGCCGTCCTCAAGCTCCGCGCGGTGATCAGCAACGGCGACTTCGAGGAGTACTGGGAGTATCACACACAGCGCGAGCACCTGCGGGTTCACGCGATCCGCTACCGCGACGGCCTCACTCTCGCGGCGTGA
- a CDS encoding CHAT domain-containing protein — protein MTGRFMQGREQDFAREDELDKRIAVVGLRLERLAREQDLAVALEPEALVEARQLAAILLNDESDLEGYYVLGWLHAFRFRALPEEAGQRDREQAVAKFTPCFLFGAGEEELPDELLPDVAQRALAFVWRIQQGMNPSPDPALRARVTDLLRRIAGAIPRGASEHAETLSNLSVILKSHFDAGGEPADMEAAIDVAQGAVESTATGHPNQSVMLSNLSGVLMQRFTHTGAVADLDDAIETGRLAVQASVGFPADRAGGLNNLGTALKARFTEKGILSDLDAAIEAFQEASDLCTEDHEKSGVLHNLGTAWHGRYESTGVLADLDNAIECCQAAVEAAPEEHPARSMFLSGLGTVTLTRFQRTDETAYLDRSVIAFREALEMPPPGHRARGLRLSGLGQALLARYRLGGDRSDLDTAIEMNRAASREITPHQTEFNAVLNNLAISLGQRFERTGDMADLDEAISASRASAQATADGHVDRPTRLSNTGLMLWTRFKHTGALSDLDAAIEFAHGAVNTAPREHSALAAMLSNLATVLLQRYERNGDPQDLDEVIRRNREVLGIVDASSPDRPRFLANLCAALHARFQRTGGSEDLDGAAAAGHDATATVPPHHPERPRYLSILGGVLTVRFEKTGSIADLDDAVVACQAALDIAPAEHPERADYLFQLGTALHRRYQRTHSRHDFDRALAAHMEGARADGSRPSIRIRAAQAAASMTGRSDPDLAADLLAGAVHLLPEVADRRLSRRDQQHAMGKWSGLAGDAAALALASHEGAPTDRAVRALQLIEVGRGVLHSQALDMRSDLAELRECHPDLAHRFEVLRNELDRPMDATASPADPMVQVSTAVHAVDAEERRRELVGRLQVTLDRIRAQDGFARFARPPAVGELLAQAAFGPVVSLNVSRYRSDALLLTSDGIESLSLPDLTYDLVVDQIQTFHRALEVVAAPRTTPLARKQAQATLRTVLEWLWDAAAEPVLHSLGFTSEPSSGQPWPRVWWAPGGLLSLLPLHAAGYHAEPPPAGLRKGDGRTVMDSVVSSYTTTIRALHHARRHHTSAPSVGRSLIVAMPTTPGVPGRLDHVSEEAAMLCNLLPRPTLLIEPDAPADGRTGPWAETRPTKARVLENLSDCRIVHFACHGAHDPSDPSRSLLLLHDHEHDPLSVANLAEMRLESSQLAYLSACRTAFMDSVELIDEAIHLTSAFQLAGFPQVIGTLWEINDEVASQMAADFYTELGRLTSQRGGLDTDEAAGALHQTVRRFRDRDPRFPYLWAAHLHAGI, from the coding sequence GTGACAGGGCGGTTCATGCAGGGTCGTGAGCAGGACTTCGCAAGGGAAGACGAACTGGATAAGCGGATTGCTGTAGTGGGCTTACGGCTGGAACGGCTGGCCCGGGAACAAGACCTCGCTGTGGCACTGGAGCCGGAAGCATTGGTCGAGGCACGCCAACTTGCGGCGATACTCCTAAACGACGAGTCCGACCTGGAAGGTTATTATGTCCTCGGCTGGTTGCACGCTTTCAGGTTCCGGGCACTTCCCGAAGAGGCTGGGCAGCGGGACAGAGAGCAGGCCGTCGCCAAGTTCACGCCCTGCTTCCTGTTCGGCGCCGGTGAGGAGGAATTGCCGGACGAACTGCTTCCAGACGTGGCCCAGCGCGCGCTCGCCTTCGTCTGGAGGATCCAGCAAGGGATGAACCCTTCGCCGGACCCGGCGCTGCGTGCAAGAGTGACCGATCTCCTGCGGCGCATCGCAGGAGCTATTCCACGTGGAGCAAGTGAGCACGCGGAAACGCTGTCCAATCTTTCTGTCATCCTGAAATCCCACTTCGACGCCGGTGGCGAACCAGCGGATATGGAAGCGGCGATCGACGTTGCCCAGGGCGCAGTGGAAAGCACGGCAACAGGGCACCCGAACCAGTCGGTCATGCTGTCCAACCTGTCAGGTGTGCTGATGCAGCGCTTCACTCATACAGGCGCGGTGGCGGACCTGGACGATGCGATCGAGACTGGCCGATTGGCAGTCCAAGCCTCCGTGGGATTCCCTGCCGACCGGGCTGGCGGACTCAACAATCTGGGGACCGCGCTGAAGGCCAGGTTCACTGAGAAGGGCATCCTGTCGGACCTGGACGCGGCGATCGAAGCCTTCCAGGAAGCGTCAGACCTCTGTACCGAGGACCACGAAAAGTCAGGAGTTCTTCACAATCTGGGGACCGCCTGGCACGGCCGATATGAAAGCACCGGCGTGCTGGCGGATCTGGACAACGCGATCGAGTGCTGCCAGGCCGCAGTCGAGGCGGCTCCCGAGGAACATCCTGCGCGCTCCATGTTCCTGTCTGGGCTCGGCACCGTCACGCTGACTCGATTCCAGCGCACCGATGAAACAGCGTATTTGGACCGATCTGTCATTGCGTTCCGGGAAGCTCTGGAGATGCCCCCGCCGGGGCACCGGGCTCGTGGGCTTCGTCTCTCCGGCCTGGGTCAAGCTCTCCTGGCGCGATACCGCCTCGGCGGCGACAGATCTGACCTCGATACGGCGATCGAGATGAACCGCGCTGCCTCCCGGGAAATCACCCCGCATCAGACCGAGTTCAACGCGGTCCTCAACAACCTGGCCATCTCTCTCGGGCAGCGTTTCGAACGCACTGGTGATATGGCCGACCTGGACGAGGCGATCAGTGCCAGTCGCGCTTCCGCTCAGGCCACCGCGGACGGTCACGTCGACCGGCCGACCCGGCTGTCCAACACCGGTCTGATGCTGTGGACTCGGTTCAAGCACACCGGGGCGTTGTCGGACCTGGACGCCGCGATCGAGTTCGCGCACGGAGCTGTGAATACGGCACCCCGTGAACACTCCGCCTTGGCGGCGATGCTGTCCAATCTCGCCACAGTCTTGTTGCAACGTTACGAACGGAACGGGGACCCTCAAGACCTCGACGAGGTGATCCGAAGGAACCGCGAGGTCCTCGGCATTGTGGATGCAAGCAGTCCTGACCGCCCTCGTTTTCTCGCGAATCTGTGCGCCGCCCTGCACGCCCGTTTTCAGCGCACTGGAGGCTCTGAGGACCTGGATGGAGCGGCCGCGGCGGGACATGATGCGACCGCCACCGTCCCGCCCCACCACCCTGAGCGCCCGAGGTACTTGTCCATACTGGGAGGTGTGCTGACCGTCAGGTTCGAGAAGACGGGGTCTATAGCGGATCTGGATGACGCGGTGGTTGCGTGCCAGGCTGCGCTCGACATCGCGCCCGCGGAACATCCGGAGCGCGCCGACTACCTGTTCCAGCTCGGGACGGCCCTGCATCGCCGGTATCAGCGGACCCACTCGCGACACGACTTTGATCGCGCCTTGGCCGCCCACATGGAAGGCGCGCGAGCCGACGGGTCCAGGCCCTCGATTCGGATTCGGGCCGCTCAGGCAGCGGCCTCAATGACCGGACGGTCGGATCCTGATCTCGCAGCCGATCTCCTGGCCGGTGCCGTACACCTACTGCCCGAAGTGGCAGACCGCCGGCTGAGCCGTCGTGACCAGCAGCACGCCATGGGCAAGTGGTCCGGGCTGGCCGGAGATGCTGCGGCACTGGCTCTTGCTTCTCACGAAGGCGCACCCACTGATCGGGCAGTGCGGGCACTGCAGTTGATCGAGGTGGGCCGCGGCGTCCTCCATAGTCAGGCGCTGGACATGCGGAGCGACCTCGCTGAGCTTCGCGAGTGCCATCCCGACCTGGCTCATCGCTTCGAGGTTCTCCGTAACGAGCTCGACCGGCCGATGGACGCGACAGCTTCCCCCGCGGATCCCATGGTGCAAGTCAGCACCGCCGTACACGCGGTTGACGCTGAGGAACGCCGACGCGAACTCGTCGGCCGGCTTCAGGTCACGCTGGACCGCATTCGAGCGCAGGACGGATTCGCGAGATTCGCTCGCCCTCCCGCTGTCGGCGAACTCTTGGCACAAGCCGCCTTCGGCCCCGTGGTGAGCTTGAACGTCAGCCGCTACCGCAGCGACGCGCTGCTGTTGACGTCCGACGGAATCGAGTCCCTCAGCCTGCCAGACCTCACGTACGACCTCGTCGTCGACCAGATCCAGACCTTCCACCGGGCCCTGGAAGTCGTTGCGGCCCCGCGTACGACGCCTCTCGCGCGTAAGCAGGCCCAAGCGACGCTGCGCACCGTCTTGGAGTGGCTGTGGGACGCGGCGGCCGAACCGGTCTTGCACAGCCTCGGTTTCACTAGTGAGCCTTCCTCCGGACAGCCGTGGCCCCGCGTCTGGTGGGCGCCCGGTGGGCTCCTCTCGCTGCTTCCCCTGCATGCTGCCGGCTATCACGCCGAGCCGCCGCCGGCGGGCCTGAGGAAGGGGGACGGGCGAACGGTCATGGACAGTGTCGTCTCCTCCTACACCACCACCATCCGCGCTCTGCACCACGCACGCCGCCACCACACCTCGGCGCCGTCCGTGGGCCGGTCGCTGATTGTGGCTATGCCCACGACTCCTGGTGTCCCGGGCCGCCTGGACCACGTCTCGGAGGAAGCCGCAATGCTCTGCAACCTGTTGCCGAGGCCGACGCTGCTCATCGAGCCGGACGCCCCTGCTGACGGCAGGACTGGCCCCTGGGCTGAGACAAGACCGACCAAGGCTCGGGTCCTGGAGAATCTCTCCGATTGCAGGATCGTTCACTTCGCGTGCCACGGTGCCCACGACCCCAGCGACCCGTCCAGGAGTCTGTTGCTTCTGCACGACCACGAACATGATCCGCTCAGCGTGGCGAACCTTGCCGAAATGAGGCTGGAATCTTCCCAGTTGGCTTACCTGTCAGCCTGCCGCACAGCGTTCATGGACTCCGTGGAACTGATCGACGAGGCCATTCATCTCACCTCGGCCTTTCAGCTCGCGGGGTTTCCCCAGGTCATCGGCACCCTCTGGGAGATCAACGACGAGGTGGCCTCACAGATGGCAGCTGATTTCTACACCGAGCTCGGGAGACTCACCAGCCAGCGTGGTGGCCTCGACACGGATGAGGCGGCGGGTGCGTTGCACCAGACTGTGCGCAGGTTCCGTGATCGAGACCCAAGGTTTCCCTATCTCTGGGCGGCCCACTTGCACGCAGGCATCTGA